From a single Paludibacter jiangxiensis genomic region:
- a CDS encoding porin family protein, translating into MKIFRTQIANTIQRFAVITCFAGLSIFCKAQSSDFHPYFSFGTSHGVSFSNINFYPAVVQQQLMGYYGGIAANYVSEKNFGLQVELNYSQRGWKEQATAGTFQRRLNYFEMPVLTHFYLGNKFRWMLNFGPKIGYLLSESSQNAVTSASHEEYTMPIANKFDYGFCVGTGFELCAGSTSYTLEGRYSFGLSDIFPNSKKDTFGNSGNRFVSITLGVFLHFPVRQH; encoded by the coding sequence GTGAAAATATTCAGAACTCAGATTGCCAATACCATTCAACGGTTTGCTGTAATTACATGTTTTGCGGGATTGTCAATCTTTTGCAAAGCTCAATCGTCCGACTTTCATCCCTATTTTAGTTTTGGTACTTCTCATGGGGTTAGTTTTTCTAATATCAATTTTTATCCGGCAGTTGTGCAACAGCAGCTTATGGGATATTATGGAGGCATTGCAGCCAACTATGTTTCGGAGAAAAACTTCGGATTGCAGGTGGAGCTGAACTATTCTCAACGCGGATGGAAGGAGCAGGCAACAGCGGGTACTTTTCAACGCAGGCTCAATTATTTTGAAATGCCGGTACTGACCCATTTTTATCTCGGAAATAAATTCCGGTGGATGCTCAATTTTGGCCCAAAGATTGGTTATCTGTTGTCAGAAAGCTCTCAAAACGCCGTGACATCGGCGTCTCATGAAGAGTACACTATGCCAATTGCTAATAAATTCGACTATGGATTTTGTGTCGGCACTGGCTTCGAACTTTGTGCCGGTTCTACAAGTTACACCTTAGAAGGGCGTTATTCTTTTGGTTTGAGTGATATTTTTCCCAATTCAAAAAAAGATACTTTCGGAAATTCCGGTAATAGATTCGTGTCTATAACACTGGGGGTGTTTCTTCATTTTCCGGTTCGTCAACATTAA
- a CDS encoding outer membrane beta-barrel protein, which produces MENYYSNFKIKRLLIGIFLLSAITISAQDITGKVIDGNSKQTIPNAGIALYGSTGSLISSTISTSTGTFDLHYKLSGVYRLRVSFVGYQTYERDIKLDGQGVSVGTLSLKEKTQDISEVVVKASVPLATQRGDTTVMNASAYKTNPDANVQDLVQKMPGIVVQNGTLQAHGEDVKQVLVDGKEFFKDDITAALKNLPASIVNEIQVYDSQSEQTRFTGFDDGNRLKTINIVTKTGVTKSQFGRFYAGAGSDNLYSAGGNLSLFRNDRRITIIGQSNNTNERNFAMGNIFSGGGNPNGPPGAQVATMGGGSSSSDGVNNYSVDTQNGINKINSIGFNYSDQLSKKIKLDGNYFFSSLNNTSAQSSLYDYTARQGQSYLENKNTTAHVINHRFNFRLDYDIDDRNSLFIRPNISFQQSDGTSRTLSHTDSVSKPLSAVSSSTAPSLKGANISGQILFRHKFDRKGRTLSLDINSTSQTKNGNNYLNSITDYYSSNTIDTVREYSNLHSTGYSFSANASYTEPINRKSMVMINYMYGYQTGKSNQKAFNYNSKTGLYDDRDLSLTSIYKSNYQTNSGGMSYLYHTRKMNLNTNLNYQHGTLTGENELSNAFAIPSKTYNNLLPSMMLRYSFSSTTNLQVDYRTSASAPSIAQLQEVLDKTNPTQLTVGNSHLAQTYQHSLNVRLIAPNTSTASVFMAFINGSLSNNFIASNTLIAHSDTLLSKYNQTLAKGGQLTTYQNLSGYYNLNGMVGYGFPFTAIKTNLHLMLNANASRTPSIINNQKNYSRQFSWGGNLIMSSNISQNVDFTINSRANFSSVNNTLPEQTDTHFWNLSSGANLTWIALNHIVFQSGYSFSGYFQQGSKNEITNMLNCSLGVKFLKKNAGDLRFSCNDLLNQNTNFSRSTTPLYTLTHQSNTVGRYYMLTFTYTLGNFNGGNQGAPRPM; this is translated from the coding sequence ATGGAAAATTACTACTCCAATTTCAAGATCAAAAGATTGCTGATAGGTATTTTCTTATTATCCGCAATTACCATTTCTGCTCAGGACATTACGGGCAAGGTAATTGACGGCAATTCAAAACAAACGATTCCCAACGCCGGCATAGCACTCTATGGCAGCACTGGTTCTCTCATCTCCAGCACTATAAGCACATCGACCGGCACATTCGATCTGCATTATAAGCTGTCGGGAGTCTACCGGCTTAGGGTTTCGTTCGTAGGCTACCAAACGTATGAAAGAGACATTAAACTCGACGGACAGGGCGTAAGCGTGGGAACTCTTTCGCTAAAAGAAAAGACACAAGACATTAGCGAAGTGGTTGTTAAAGCCTCTGTGCCACTTGCTACTCAGCGAGGAGACACAACGGTGATGAACGCAAGCGCCTATAAAACCAATCCAGATGCCAATGTGCAGGATTTGGTGCAAAAAATGCCCGGAATTGTTGTACAGAATGGCACGCTACAAGCTCATGGCGAAGACGTAAAGCAGGTATTGGTAGATGGAAAAGAATTCTTCAAAGATGATATTACAGCCGCATTAAAGAATCTTCCGGCTTCAATTGTGAATGAAATTCAGGTATATGACAGCCAGAGCGAGCAAACCCGTTTCACAGGATTTGATGATGGCAACAGACTAAAAACTATCAATATCGTAACCAAAACCGGCGTAACCAAAAGCCAGTTTGGACGATTTTATGCCGGTGCCGGCTCAGACAATCTATATTCTGCCGGTGGAAATCTCAGCCTTTTCAGAAACGACCGCCGCATTACCATTATCGGTCAATCCAACAACACCAACGAACGTAATTTTGCCATGGGGAATATCTTTTCGGGCGGAGGCAATCCGAATGGCCCTCCGGGGGCTCAGGTTGCAACAATGGGTGGAGGATCTTCAAGCAGCGACGGGGTAAACAACTACTCCGTCGATACCCAAAATGGTATCAACAAAATAAACTCCATCGGCTTCAACTATTCCGATCAGTTGAGTAAAAAAATCAAACTTGACGGCAACTATTTCTTTAGCTCGCTGAACAATACGTCAGCACAAAGTTCACTGTACGATTACACGGCAAGACAGGGACAAAGTTACCTCGAAAATAAAAACACAACTGCGCATGTCATCAACCATCGGTTCAATTTCAGGCTTGATTATGACATTGATGACAGAAACTCACTCTTCATCAGACCGAACATATCTTTTCAACAGAGCGACGGAACCAGCAGAACCTTGTCTCACACTGACTCCGTATCGAAACCTTTGAGCGCAGTTTCAAGCTCAACCGCTCCATCCTTAAAAGGAGCCAATATTTCCGGACAGATTCTTTTTCGGCATAAATTCGATCGCAAAGGCAGAACATTGTCTTTGGATATTAATTCAACCTCGCAAACAAAAAACGGAAATAACTATCTGAACTCAATAACGGACTATTACTCGTCCAACACAATCGATACCGTACGTGAATATTCCAATCTCCATTCCACCGGTTATTCTTTTTCCGCAAACGCTTCCTATACAGAGCCTATCAACCGGAAAAGCATGGTCATGATCAACTACATGTATGGTTATCAAACGGGGAAATCAAATCAAAAAGCCTTCAATTATAATAGCAAGACCGGCTTATATGACGATCGGGATCTATCGCTGACCAGCATTTACAAAAGCAACTATCAAACAAACTCGGGTGGCATGTCTTACTTATATCACACCCGGAAAATGAATCTAAACACAAACCTCAACTATCAACATGGAACACTGACCGGTGAAAACGAGTTGAGCAATGCTTTTGCCATTCCTTCAAAAACGTACAACAACCTATTGCCATCGATGATGCTGCGTTACAGTTTCTCTTCAACCACAAATCTGCAGGTCGATTACAGAACATCAGCAAGTGCACCGTCGATTGCACAACTTCAGGAAGTATTGGACAAAACAAATCCGACCCAGCTCACCGTAGGAAATTCACATCTGGCTCAAACATACCAGCATAGCCTTAACGTCCGGCTGATTGCACCTAACACATCCACAGCCTCGGTATTCATGGCGTTTATCAACGGAAGCCTGTCGAATAACTTCATCGCATCCAATACATTAATAGCTCATTCCGACACACTTTTATCGAAATACAACCAGACACTAGCCAAAGGCGGACAGCTGACCACTTACCAGAACCTGAGCGGATATTATAATCTGAACGGAATGGTAGGATACGGATTCCCATTTACCGCAATTAAAACCAATCTTCACCTGATGTTAAACGCCAACGCCAGCCGGACTCCAAGTATAATCAACAACCAGAAAAATTATTCCAGGCAGTTTTCATGGGGCGGTAATTTGATTATGAGCAGCAATATCAGTCAAAACGTTGATTTCACGATTAATTCCAGAGCCAATTTCAGCTCGGTGAACAATACCCTTCCGGAACAAACCGACACTCATTTCTGGAACCTCAGCTCGGGAGCCAATCTAACATGGATTGCGTTAAACCACATAGTATTTCAATCGGGCTATTCCTTTTCCGGCTACTTTCAGCAAGGGAGCAAGAATGAAATTACCAACATGCTGAATTGTTCGCTTGGGGTTAAATTCCTGAAGAAGAATGCAGGAGACCTTCGCTTTTCCTGCAACGATTTACTGAATCAGAATACAAATTTCAGCCGTAGTACAACGCCACTCTACACGTTGACACATCAAAGCAATACGGTGGGTCGGTATTACATGCTGACGTTCACCTATACATTAGGCAATTTCAATGGCGGGAATCAGGGAGCTCCACGCCCGATGTAA
- a CDS encoding phosphatase PAP2 family protein, which translates to MKRYLPIYPIEIITFIWIIFTGLFILFFPSSVRETTWVHLLMMRGTIMAGFVAVMLLHRVSGWQFLTYFRQLAPILLITYWYPETYYYNQLFFKDIDKFLIAADQWVCGCQPSTLFSELWAPAAWFNELMNFAYMSFYLALAFVHLYFLKVKTEKAFFASFVLLSSFLLFYMFYIFFPAEGPQFYICSHPSAAIPNYGPMRGLLMWLQSEGERPTGAIPSSHIGLMVTYMILFWYHARKLFYWILPFSVLLALSTVYIKAHYVIDVITGAALAFPFYFYSVWLWHRLNRRFQPSTRSV; encoded by the coding sequence ATGAAACGCTATTTACCGATATACCCTATTGAAATAATTACATTTATCTGGATCATTTTTACCGGTCTCTTCATTTTGTTTTTTCCTTCATCGGTGCGAGAAACAACCTGGGTACATTTGTTGATGATGAGAGGAACCATTATGGCTGGATTTGTAGCCGTAATGTTGCTTCACAGGGTGAGCGGATGGCAGTTTCTTACCTATTTCAGGCAGTTGGCTCCTATCTTGCTCATTACTTATTGGTATCCGGAAACATATTATTATAATCAGCTGTTTTTTAAAGACATAGATAAGTTTTTGATAGCTGCCGATCAATGGGTATGCGGATGTCAGCCCAGTACTCTTTTTTCTGAATTGTGGGCTCCGGCAGCATGGTTTAACGAATTGATGAATTTTGCATACATGTCTTTTTATCTGGCACTTGCTTTTGTTCATCTCTATTTTCTCAAGGTTAAAACAGAAAAGGCTTTCTTTGCCTCCTTTGTTTTACTGAGTTCATTTCTGTTGTTCTATATGTTTTATATATTTTTCCCTGCGGAAGGACCCCAGTTCTACATTTGCTCTCATCCATCGGCTGCCATTCCGAACTACGGACCAATGCGAGGTTTGCTGATGTGGCTTCAGTCTGAAGGAGAACGTCCTACAGGGGCAATTCCCAGTTCGCATATAGGACTGATGGTGACATATATGATTTTATTTTGGTATCATGCCCGTAAATTGTTTTACTGGATATTACCGTTTTCAGTATTATTGGCTCTTTCAACTGTATATATAAAAGCACATTACGTTATTGATGTGATAACAGGAGCTGCACTTGCATTTCCGTTTTATTTCTATAGCGTTTGGCTGTGGCACAGACTTAATCGTCGTTTCCAACCCTCGACTCGAAGTGTATGA
- a CDS encoding LysM peptidoglycan-binding domain-containing protein, which produces MKYSRIFCFGIFMLLLALTAYCQDLNYPVVEEHGQKFYLYTVDAKEGLYAVSHKFNVTQADILNCNPSIAEGLKAGQVIKIPLSTQTLPTVTTTRQHTVIKKQTLYSIAYQYGVTVEAIVAMNPDAAKGIKEGDVLQIPPPQTKKASEAYKEPEEPVKKIVKETPAVAKEEKKPVIAAPKQAVTKDGVRHQVVAGETFYSLSRMYKVPVEAIKNANPTVEVLKTGETVIIPSDTAKAVTKPIVSERKPLAKQESVQTTSISKSLVKVAVLLPFSLDGAKDDPTIEKFVDFYRGMLLALSDLKEKGVSVDIHTYDIAKTVAGVTKVLENEELSHVDLIIGPAYAAQTKPVADFAKLHKIYTIIPFTQKVDGIATNPYLFQFNPSIHSQYVQAASLFVKQFRNSNIVIAQPVNGNNNDDGTVFAENLMSKLKQNHIAYHTAVLQGGNLEPIKPWITDGKPAIVVLATSNAEKAAPYLSAFAGLNSESKHVSLYGFLDWEPETNVYPNLYYASLFYTHDKESLSDYNREYTKWFHLNPNSGEVIRFDLLGYDLSLYFISMMSKYGVPGFTQHLSVQLPESIESRFVFKRVAAGGGFQNNELHLLNYKSGKGVTLISE; this is translated from the coding sequence ATGAAGTACTCCCGAATTTTTTGTTTTGGAATATTCATGCTTTTGCTTGCTCTTACAGCATACTGTCAGGATCTGAATTATCCTGTCGTAGAAGAACATGGACAAAAATTTTACCTGTACACAGTAGATGCAAAAGAGGGTTTATATGCTGTTAGCCATAAGTTTAATGTGACTCAGGCGGATATTTTAAATTGCAATCCGTCAATAGCTGAAGGATTGAAGGCCGGTCAGGTGATCAAAATTCCGCTATCTACCCAAACGCTGCCTACGGTAACCACAACAAGGCAACATACTGTGATAAAGAAACAAACCCTGTATTCGATTGCATATCAGTATGGAGTGACTGTAGAAGCCATTGTTGCAATGAATCCGGATGCTGCGAAAGGCATAAAAGAGGGTGATGTGTTGCAAATACCTCCTCCCCAGACAAAGAAAGCAAGTGAGGCTTATAAAGAGCCGGAAGAGCCGGTGAAGAAAATAGTCAAAGAGACTCCTGCAGTTGCAAAAGAAGAGAAGAAGCCGGTTATAGCTGCCCCCAAACAGGCTGTAACAAAAGACGGAGTTCGCCATCAGGTTGTAGCCGGTGAGACCTTTTATAGTCTGAGCAGGATGTACAAGGTGCCGGTTGAGGCAATCAAAAATGCCAACCCTACCGTTGAAGTGTTGAAAACCGGCGAAACTGTGATCATTCCTTCGGATACGGCTAAGGCTGTGACAAAACCGATAGTGTCAGAACGTAAACCGCTTGCAAAACAAGAGTCTGTCCAAACAACATCCATAAGTAAGAGCCTGGTGAAAGTGGCAGTGCTTTTGCCTTTCTCATTGGATGGCGCAAAAGATGATCCGACGATCGAAAAGTTTGTCGATTTTTACAGAGGAATGTTACTTGCATTGTCAGACCTGAAAGAGAAGGGTGTCTCTGTGGATATTCATACTTATGATATAGCCAAAACCGTGGCTGGTGTTACGAAAGTGCTTGAAAACGAAGAGCTTTCTCATGTGGATTTGATTATAGGCCCTGCTTATGCTGCACAAACCAAGCCTGTGGCAGATTTTGCTAAGCTGCATAAAATATATACCATCATTCCTTTCACACAGAAAGTAGATGGAATAGCAACTAATCCATACCTGTTTCAGTTTAATCCATCCATCCATTCGCAGTATGTGCAAGCCGCATCGTTGTTTGTCAAGCAGTTCCGCAATTCTAATATAGTGATTGCTCAACCAGTGAACGGAAATAACAATGACGACGGAACTGTTTTTGCAGAAAACCTGATGTCGAAACTGAAGCAAAACCACATAGCCTACCATACGGCAGTGTTGCAGGGCGGAAATCTGGAACCGATTAAGCCATGGATTACAGATGGTAAGCCTGCTATTGTGGTGCTTGCAACATCAAATGCGGAAAAAGCAGCGCCATACCTGTCTGCTTTTGCAGGGTTAAACTCCGAAAGCAAACATGTCTCTTTGTACGGCTTTTTAGATTGGGAACCAGAAACAAACGTTTATCCCAATCTGTATTATGCCTCTTTATTTTATACTCATGATAAAGAGAGTTTGTCTGACTATAACCGTGAATACACCAAATGGTTTCATTTGAATCCTAATTCAGGAGAAGTGATCCGGTTCGATTTGTTGGGTTACGACCTGTCTCTTTATTTCATATCGATGATGAGCAAATACGGGGTTCCGGGCTTTACTCAACATTTGTCTGTTCAGTTACCCGAAAGTATTGAATCCCGTTTTGTCTTTAAACGAGTTGCTGCCGGGGGCGGTTTCCAGAACAATGAGTTGCATTTGCTTAACTATAAAAGTGGCAAGGGCGTGACTCTTATAAGTGAATGA
- a CDS encoding LuxR C-terminal-related transcriptional regulator, whose product MVRLLYKGLDQKKIANQLTICPRSGDMHKANIMSKLEFKLSCK is encoded by the coding sequence ATTGTAAGATTACTTTATAAAGGATTGGATCAAAAAAAAATAGCAAATCAGCTAACAATTTGTCCCCGCTCGGGAGATATGCATAAAGCAAATATTATGTCGAAGCTGGAATTTAAATTATCTTGCAAGTGA
- a CDS encoding AI-2E family transporter — translation MSAHVSRPFTFDRVVRLIIGLIILVSLYFLVNYLSSVLLPFLLGWLIAYMMNPMVNFFQFKLKLHYRSLSIFVSFVTLIGIAFGCILLLVDPVSSEVSRASQLISQYLINPKTHQFQLSFLPSEWQQYIVDHFSYKELQNLMNSSSFQEVISKVQPHFMSFLSGTLQFILGLFIGFVILLYVIFILLDYEKITNGWRSAIPTKYRPFFEGLVDDLMMGMNRYFRGQAFVAGMVGIMCAVGFSIVGLPLAIVMGLFIGLLNMVPYLQWFGYIPVTFLMWIRAAETGQSFPMLFLELAIVVAIVQIVQDLFLIPKIMGKMTGLKPALILLSLSVWGALLGIVGMIIALPLTTLIISYYKRYVLNVDEPENEETPPVL, via the coding sequence ATGTCCGCACATGTAAGCCGCCCGTTTACCTTCGACAGAGTTGTCAGATTAATAATTGGCCTCATTATATTAGTGTCTCTCTATTTTCTGGTCAATTATCTTAGTAGCGTTTTACTTCCGTTTCTGCTGGGCTGGCTCATCGCCTACATGATGAATCCGATGGTGAACTTTTTTCAGTTCAAACTTAAATTACACTACCGTTCGCTGTCCATTTTTGTTTCGTTTGTGACGCTTATAGGAATAGCTTTTGGTTGTATATTGCTTCTCGTCGATCCTGTTTCGTCCGAAGTTTCAAGGGCAAGTCAACTTATTTCTCAATACCTGATAAATCCTAAAACGCATCAGTTCCAACTCTCGTTTCTACCGTCCGAATGGCAACAATACATTGTTGATCATTTTTCGTACAAAGAGCTGCAGAACTTAATGAACAGCTCTTCATTCCAGGAAGTGATAAGTAAGGTTCAGCCCCACTTTATGAGCTTTTTATCAGGCACGCTTCAATTTATTCTGGGCTTATTTATCGGCTTTGTGATATTGTTGTATGTCATTTTCATCCTGCTCGATTACGAAAAGATAACGAACGGATGGAGAAGCGCAATTCCCACCAAATACCGCCCTTTCTTTGAGGGATTGGTAGACGATTTGATGATGGGAATGAATCGTTATTTCAGAGGACAGGCTTTTGTGGCAGGGATGGTAGGAATTATGTGTGCTGTAGGGTTTTCCATTGTCGGGCTTCCGCTGGCAATTGTCATGGGACTGTTTATCGGGTTGCTCAACATGGTGCCTTACCTTCAATGGTTCGGTTATATTCCGGTTACCTTTCTGATGTGGATCCGGGCTGCGGAAACCGGGCAAAGCTTTCCCATGCTTTTTCTGGAGTTAGCCATTGTAGTTGCAATTGTACAGATAGTACAGGATCTTTTTCTGATTCCTAAAATAATGGGAAAAATGACAGGCCTGAAACCGGCGCTTATTTTACTCTCATTGTCAGTATGGGGAGCGCTTTTAGGGATTGTAGGAATGATAATTGCACTCCCACTCACCACGCTGATTATATCATACTACAAGCGCTACGTTCTTAATGTTGACGAACCGGAAAATGAAGAAACACCCCCAGTGTTATAG
- the dnaK gene encoding molecular chaperone DnaK has product MGKIIGIDLGTTNSCVAVMEGNEPVVIANSEGKRTTPSIVAFIEGGERKVGDPAKRQAITNPKKTIFSIKRFMGETYDQVQKEIGRVPYEVAKGDNNTPRVDIDGRLYTPQEISAMILQKMKKTAEDYLGQEVTDAVITVPAYFSESQRQATKEAGEIAGLNVRRIVNEPTAASLAYGLDKTHKDMKIAVFDLGGGTFDISILELGDGVFEVKSTNGDTHLGGDDFDHVIIDWLAQEFITEEGIDLRQDPMALQRLKEAAEKAKIELSSSTSTEINLPYIMPVNGIPKHLVKTLTRAKFEQLADNLIQATVEPCRKALSDAGLSASDIDEVILVGGSTRIPAIQTIVEKFFGKSPSKGVNPDEVVAVGAAIQGAVLTGDVKDVLLLDVTPLSLGIETYGGVMTKLIEANTTIPTKKSEVFSTAADNQPSVQINVLQGERPMARDNKQIGVFHLDGIPSAPRGVPQIEVSFDIDANGILKVSAKDKATGKEQSIRIEASSGLTDAEIKRMKDEAAANAEADAKEKQRIEKLNHADSLIFQTEKQLSEFGDKLPADKKAPIEAALAKLKEAHKAQDLAAIDTATKELESVFHAASQEMYNAQAGAQGAQGAQQQQYQQPNEGASSNDGKDNVTDVDYEEVK; this is encoded by the coding sequence ATGGGAAAAATTATTGGAATTGACTTAGGTACCACAAACTCATGTGTGGCCGTTATGGAAGGTAACGAACCTGTCGTAATTGCAAACAGCGAAGGAAAGCGTACTACCCCTTCTATTGTTGCATTTATTGAAGGTGGAGAACGTAAAGTAGGAGATCCTGCAAAACGTCAGGCAATCACAAATCCTAAAAAAACGATCTTCTCCATCAAACGTTTCATGGGAGAAACATACGATCAGGTTCAAAAAGAGATTGGCCGCGTGCCATATGAAGTGGCTAAAGGAGACAATAATACACCACGTGTTGATATCGATGGTCGTCTTTATACCCCGCAGGAAATTTCGGCAATGATTCTTCAGAAAATGAAGAAAACTGCAGAAGATTACCTCGGACAGGAAGTAACCGATGCGGTTATTACCGTTCCCGCTTATTTTAGCGAATCACAACGTCAGGCAACAAAAGAAGCAGGCGAAATTGCAGGTTTGAATGTCCGTCGTATCGTGAACGAACCTACTGCAGCTTCTTTGGCTTACGGTCTGGATAAGACTCACAAAGACATGAAGATTGCAGTATTCGACCTTGGTGGCGGTACTTTCGATATTTCTATCCTTGAATTGGGTGACGGCGTATTTGAAGTAAAATCAACCAATGGTGATACTCACCTGGGTGGTGACGACTTCGACCACGTGATTATCGACTGGCTGGCTCAGGAATTCATCACCGAAGAGGGCATCGACCTTCGTCAGGATCCGATGGCTTTGCAACGTTTGAAAGAGGCTGCTGAAAAAGCAAAAATCGAATTGTCAAGCTCAACTTCAACCGAAATCAACCTGCCGTACATCATGCCGGTTAACGGTATTCCAAAACACCTGGTGAAAACGCTGACCCGTGCTAAATTCGAACAATTGGCTGATAACCTGATTCAGGCAACTGTTGAGCCCTGCCGTAAGGCACTCTCTGATGCCGGTTTGAGCGCTTCGGATATTGACGAAGTAATCCTTGTCGGTGGTTCTACCCGTATCCCGGCTATCCAGACAATCGTGGAAAAATTCTTCGGTAAGTCTCCTTCCAAAGGTGTAAATCCTGACGAAGTGGTAGCTGTTGGTGCTGCAATTCAGGGTGCTGTGTTGACAGGTGATGTAAAAGACGTTCTTTTGCTCGACGTAACTCCGCTTTCACTCGGTATTGAAACCTACGGAGGCGTAATGACAAAACTGATCGAAGCAAACACTACCATTCCAACCAAAAAGTCGGAAGTGTTCAGTACGGCTGCTGATAACCAACCTTCGGTACAGATCAATGTGTTGCAGGGCGAACGTCCGATGGCACGCGATAACAAGCAGATCGGTGTATTCCACCTCGATGGTATTCCTTCAGCTCCGCGTGGTGTTCCTCAGATTGAAGTTTCATTCGATATCGATGCAAATGGTATTTTGAAGGTTTCAGCAAAAGATAAAGCAACAGGCAAGGAACAGAGCATCCGTATCGAAGCATCAAGCGGATTGACCGATGCTGAAATCAAACGTATGAAAGACGAAGCTGCTGCAAACGCAGAAGCAGATGCTAAAGAAAAGCAACGCATCGAGAAACTGAATCATGCAGACTCATTGATTTTCCAGACAGAAAAACAATTATCCGAGTTTGGCGATAAACTGCCGGCTGACAAAAAAGCTCCGATCGAAGCAGCACTTGCTAAGCTGAAAGAAGCTCATAAAGCTCAGGATCTGGCAGCTATTGATACAGCAACCAAAGAACTGGAAAGCGTATTCCATGCAGCAAGCCAGGAGATGTATAATGCTCAGGCCGGTGCACAAGGCGCTCAGGGAGCACAGCAACAACAGTATCAACAACCAAACGAAGGCGCTTCTTCCAATGACGGAAAAGACAACGTAACCGATGTTGATTACGAAGAAGTGAAGTAA
- a CDS encoding RNA polymerase sigma factor — protein sequence MNGFNEAEWLAKLNSPKHRSAAFGRIVQEYQQPIYWHIRKMVLNHDDANDVMQTTFMKAWSALDSFRGESKISTWLFRIAVNETITFLNSQRNKNSYSTDDIESSMAQNLEADPYFSGDEAQLKFQKAIMKLPDKQRLVFNMKYFDDLKYEEMEEILGTSVGALKASYHHAVKKIEAYLLSEI from the coding sequence ATGAATGGATTTAACGAAGCCGAATGGTTAGCCAAGCTCAATAGCCCAAAGCATCGGAGTGCTGCTTTTGGACGAATTGTGCAGGAGTATCAGCAGCCTATTTATTGGCATATCCGTAAAATGGTGTTGAACCATGACGATGCCAATGATGTGATGCAGACTACTTTTATGAAGGCATGGAGTGCTCTTGATAGTTTCAGGGGGGAGTCCAAAATTTCGACCTGGTTATTTCGTATTGCTGTAAATGAAACCATTACGTTTTTAAATAGTCAAAGAAATAAGAACAGCTATTCTACGGACGATATTGAAAGTTCGATGGCGCAAAACCTGGAAGCGGATCCTTATTTTTCAGGCGATGAGGCGCAGTTGAAATTTCAGAAAGCTATAATGAAATTGCCCGATAAACAGCGTTTGGTATTCAATATGAAATATTTTGATGATCTCAAATACGAAGAAATGGAGGAGATCTTAGGTACATCGGTAGGAGCATTAAAAGCATCTTATCATCATGCCGTTAAGAAAATAGAGGCATATTTGTTGAGCGAAATTTAA